One segment of Virgibacillus doumboii DNA contains the following:
- a CDS encoding DMT family transporter, protein MEKEQSIAIYFWLLLVPLFWGGAFVAAEHIITEIPPVTAAAFRFGSAGILLMIFVLFRKSLDVEAIKKQWLTILLMAVTGIFGYNVFFFTALDITSAINGSLIVATTPVLITFGAVLFLGETWNRQLGFGLFLSLLGVIVVISKGSLATIMNLEFNLGDLLFIGGLLCWVTHGLLGKVAMRDVSPTVTTTLTTLTGSIFLCIFSIPENGWDAIFSMSAQAWGEMLFMIICSSVTGFLLWNYGIKQIGASKASIYMNLVPINTALLAVGLYASPITWTQIIGMIMVITGVYFVTFHQYLKNKRAHQRMAHFENKSVK, encoded by the coding sequence ATGGAAAAAGAACAATCAATCGCTATATACTTTTGGTTACTTCTTGTTCCTTTATTCTGGGGAGGAGCGTTTGTAGCCGCCGAACATATTATTACGGAGATTCCTCCAGTTACTGCGGCTGCATTTCGTTTTGGTTCGGCAGGTATATTGCTGATGATATTTGTTTTGTTCCGGAAATCCCTTGACGTTGAAGCCATCAAAAAACAATGGCTGACGATTCTCTTGATGGCTGTTACAGGAATATTCGGGTACAACGTTTTCTTCTTCACGGCACTAGACATTACCTCTGCCATTAACGGGTCATTAATTGTTGCAACAACCCCGGTGTTAATAACGTTTGGTGCGGTTCTGTTTTTGGGTGAAACCTGGAATAGACAGCTTGGTTTTGGACTTTTTTTATCATTATTGGGAGTTATAGTTGTTATTTCGAAGGGTTCATTAGCCACAATTATGAATCTGGAATTTAATCTTGGTGATTTGCTGTTTATTGGCGGACTATTATGCTGGGTTACTCATGGACTATTGGGAAAAGTGGCGATGCGTGATGTATCACCCACAGTTACAACGACATTGACAACATTGACCGGATCCATATTTCTGTGTATTTTCTCTATTCCCGAGAATGGATGGGACGCTATTTTTAGTATGTCTGCACAGGCATGGGGGGAAATGTTATTTATGATCATTTGCTCATCAGTCACAGGTTTCTTATTATGGAATTATGGGATTAAACAGATTGGTGCAAGCAAAGCCAGCATATATATGAATCTGGTGCCAATTAACACGGCACTGCTGGCAGTAGGCTTATATGCTTCACCAATTACATGGACGCAAATAATTGGTATGATAATGGTAATCACAGGGGTATATTTTGTAACATTTCATCAGTATTTGAAAAATAAACGTGCCCATCAACGAATGGCTCATTTTGAAAATAAATCAGTAAAATAA
- the fni gene encoding type 2 isopentenyl-diphosphate Delta-isomerase, giving the protein MEEGINKRKTEHIRHCLTDNVEGVNKSTGLEGISFIHNALPEINFADIQLSTSFLDKPINAPFLVSSMTGGSELAAKINQNLATAAEEKGWAIGLGSTRALLESDAHKESFLVRKQAPTVPLIANIGAVQLNYGYGAEECQRIVDLTGADSIYLHLNPLQEAVQDEGDLNFENLLPKIEKVCSELNVPVGVKEVGFGIDGTIAKKLYDAGISYIDVAGAGGTSWSQVEKLRSTDPLKKAAAEAFNSWGIPTKDCIVSVRSELSDVPLVSSGGMKTGMDAAKALTIGADLVGFARSLLKAATKSDEAVIQTMDQIELELKMTMFGIGAKTISDLKNTKRVSIMGKSLLEE; this is encoded by the coding sequence ATGGAGGAAGGAATTAATAAACGGAAAACCGAACATATTCGCCATTGTTTAACAGATAATGTGGAGGGTGTAAATAAATCAACCGGTCTTGAAGGGATTTCATTTATACATAACGCATTACCTGAAATAAACTTTGCGGATATACAGCTAAGTACCAGTTTTTTGGACAAGCCAATCAACGCACCATTTCTGGTCAGTTCCATGACCGGGGGCTCGGAACTTGCAGCGAAAATAAATCAGAATCTGGCGACCGCAGCCGAAGAAAAAGGCTGGGCAATCGGTCTTGGCTCAACCCGTGCCTTGCTGGAAAGTGATGCACATAAGGAATCCTTTTTAGTACGAAAACAGGCGCCAACAGTGCCATTAATCGCCAATATCGGTGCTGTGCAGCTTAATTATGGATACGGTGCTGAGGAATGTCAGCGGATTGTTGATTTGACTGGTGCAGATTCAATCTATTTACATTTGAATCCGCTGCAGGAAGCGGTACAGGATGAAGGAGATTTAAATTTTGAAAACCTGCTGCCAAAAATCGAAAAAGTTTGCAGTGAGTTGAATGTGCCTGTCGGCGTAAAAGAGGTAGGCTTTGGTATTGACGGAACCATTGCTAAAAAATTATATGATGCCGGCATCTCCTATATTGATGTAGCGGGTGCTGGCGGTACATCATGGAGCCAGGTTGAAAAGCTCCGCTCGACAGATCCATTGAAAAAAGCTGCTGCCGAAGCATTTAACAGTTGGGGAATTCCAACGAAGGATTGTATTGTTTCGGTTCGCAGCGAACTTAGTGATGTGCCATTGGTATCCAGCGGCGGCATGAAAACCGGCATGGACGCAGCGAAAGCACTGACAATTGGCGCTGATCTGGTTGGCTTTGCACGGTCATTGTTAAAGGCTGCAACTAAATCTGATGAAGCCGTAATCCAAACAATGGACCAGATTGAACTGGAACTGAAAATGACAATGTTTGGTATTGGTGCGAAAACTATCAGTGATTTAAAAAATACGAAACGGGTTTCCATTATGGGGAAATCGTTGCTTGAAGAATAG
- a CDS encoding homoserine dehydrogenase, whose translation MKKKISVGLLGLGTVGSGVYQIIKEHQEDLVHQLGYGVLVKRILVSDMSKERDVRVDSGLLTATPEDVLNDPEIDIIIEVMGGIDDTRGHILNAFKAKKHVVTANKDLMALHGSELQDAAIQNGCDLFYEASVAGGIPIVRGIAEGLVPDQIQKIMGIVNGTTNYILTKMDDEGVSFEDALKEAQELGFAEADPTGDVEGLDASRKMAILARMAFSIPFDLNDVETCGISSLDLADLQFGKELGLTMKLIGFAHFQDNQIEVSVQPTFLPEKHPLAAVKNENNAIYVNGKAVGETMFYGPGAGSLPTATAVMSDVTAVIKNMLLDANGRQSVTPRFEKVLKMPDQRFGNYYVRMHVRDEVGAFTTISSIFNSLAISFERILQVPIKGNAQNELAEVIVITHETTLEKINSALTDLQYADVVEEVKSYYRIEGGFDR comes from the coding sequence ATGAAAAAGAAAATATCTGTTGGTCTTCTAGGTTTGGGAACAGTTGGATCCGGTGTCTATCAAATTATTAAGGAGCACCAGGAAGACCTTGTGCATCAACTCGGATATGGTGTTTTGGTCAAACGTATTTTAGTAAGTGACATGAGCAAAGAGCGGGATGTCCGTGTAGACTCCGGTTTACTCACTGCAACTCCTGAAGACGTTTTAAATGATCCGGAAATTGACATCATCATTGAGGTTATGGGTGGAATTGATGATACACGTGGACATATTTTAAATGCCTTTAAAGCCAAAAAACATGTCGTGACTGCCAACAAAGATCTAATGGCATTACACGGTTCAGAACTGCAGGATGCTGCAATTCAAAATGGCTGTGATCTCTTTTATGAAGCCAGTGTTGCAGGTGGAATTCCAATAGTACGTGGTATTGCAGAGGGACTTGTTCCCGACCAAATTCAGAAAATCATGGGAATTGTTAATGGAACAACAAACTATATTTTAACGAAAATGGATGATGAGGGTGTATCCTTTGAAGACGCTTTAAAAGAGGCGCAGGAACTTGGCTTTGCTGAAGCTGATCCTACAGGGGATGTTGAAGGCTTGGATGCCTCAAGAAAAATGGCTATCCTTGCCAGGATGGCATTCTCGATTCCTTTTGATTTAAACGATGTTGAGACTTGCGGAATCTCGTCCCTGGATTTAGCAGATTTACAGTTTGGAAAAGAACTTGGCCTTACAATGAAGCTGATTGGTTTTGCTCATTTTCAGGATAATCAGATTGAAGTAAGTGTACAGCCCACATTCCTGCCTGAAAAACATCCGTTGGCAGCAGTTAAAAATGAAAATAACGCAATTTATGTTAATGGAAAAGCTGTTGGTGAAACAATGTTTTATGGTCCTGGTGCAGGGAGCTTACCAACCGCTACAGCTGTAATGTCAGATGTTACTGCTGTTATTAAAAACATGCTATTGGATGCAAATGGCCGTCAGAGTGTGACACCACGGTTTGAAAAGGTATTAAAAATGCCTGATCAGCGTTTTGGAAACTATTATGTCAGGATGCATGTGCGGGATGAGGTTGGAGCATTTACAACAATTTCGTCTATCTTTAACAGCTTAGCTATCAGCTTTGAACGAATTTTACAAGTCCCGATCAAAGGAAATGCGCAAAATGAGCTGGCTGAAGTTATCGTTATTACACATGAAACAACATTGGAAAAAATCAACAGCGCCTTAACAGACCTGCAATATGCGGATGTTGTTGAGGAAGTGAAAAGTTATTATCGCATTGAGGGAGGTTTTGATCGATGA
- the thrC gene encoding threonine synthase has protein sequence MNWRGIMEHYASYLPVTTETPGLTLHEGNTPLIHFPHLSEKLGIELYGKVEGINPTGSFKDRGMVLAVAKAVEAGSKSIICASTGNTSASAAAYAAKAGIRVFIVIPKGKIALGKLAQAKMYGAEIVEIDGNFDDALKMVRRVADNSAVTLVNSVNPYRLEGQKTAAFEVCEQLGSAPDILAIPVGNAGNISAYWKGFKEYHDVKQTGLPKMFGFEAEGAAAIVNNKVFTNPETVATAIRIGNPASWDLAVAARDESDGKIGSVTDDEITEAFQLLARYEGIFAEPGSCASIAGIIQQCKEGSIARKSKVAAVLTGNGLKDPQTAINQVNVEPVSLPNDEEKVSAYISDMVST, from the coding sequence ATGAATTGGCGCGGAATTATGGAACATTATGCATCTTATTTACCGGTTACAACAGAGACACCAGGCCTAACGCTTCATGAAGGAAATACGCCGTTAATCCACTTCCCGCATCTATCTGAAAAGCTGGGTATTGAGTTATATGGAAAAGTGGAAGGAATAAATCCTACTGGCTCTTTCAAAGATAGGGGAATGGTGCTGGCTGTCGCAAAAGCTGTTGAAGCGGGGAGTAAATCAATTATTTGCGCCTCCACCGGGAACACCTCAGCCTCTGCAGCTGCCTATGCTGCAAAAGCAGGTATAAGGGTTTTTATCGTTATTCCAAAAGGAAAGATAGCGCTTGGAAAACTTGCACAGGCAAAAATGTATGGTGCTGAAATTGTTGAAATCGACGGCAACTTTGATGATGCATTAAAAATGGTACGACGGGTAGCCGACAACTCTGCAGTAACACTTGTTAATTCGGTGAACCCTTACCGGTTGGAAGGGCAAAAAACGGCTGCATTTGAGGTTTGTGAACAACTGGGATCGGCTCCTGATATTCTCGCTATTCCAGTCGGTAATGCGGGGAATATAAGTGCTTACTGGAAAGGGTTTAAAGAATATCATGACGTAAAACAAACAGGTCTTCCTAAAATGTTCGGATTTGAGGCGGAAGGGGCTGCGGCGATTGTTAACAATAAAGTCTTCACCAACCCCGAAACAGTTGCAACAGCTATTCGAATTGGAAACCCGGCAAGTTGGGATCTGGCAGTTGCGGCGAGGGATGAATCGGATGGAAAAATTGGGTCTGTAACTGACGATGAAATAACGGAAGCATTTCAGCTGCTCGCTCGTTACGAAGGAATTTTTGCAGAGCCTGGATCCTGTGCCTCTATTGCGGGAATAATTCAGCAATGTAAGGAAGGCTCAATAGCACGTAAAAGCAAAGTGGCAGCCGTCTTAACGGGAAATGGGTTAAAAGATCCGCAGACAGCAATCAATCAAGTGAATGTAGAACCAGTGTCACTGCCAAATGATGAAGAAAAAGTTTCGGCTTATATTTCAGATATGGTGTCAACATGA
- the thrB gene encoding homoserine kinase, whose protein sequence is MKHFHISIPASSANMGPGFDSAGLALNRFLTLDVKEQEKWEFVQKNFLPSSQELADHFIYQVANQVARKHQKILPACKVTVSSEIPLARGLGSSASAILAGIELANQLCDLALTNYQKLYYGTEIEGHPDNIAPSLFGGIVITAGTQHNNVEYIQIPAPGLDVVAFIPDIELKTEAARGVLPADFPRKIATSASAMSNVMIASLLSGDYDLAGKMMESDQFHEPYRAGLIPNYQSIRQDAKKEGAFGTVISGAGPTMISFVPEGKATMICERMEAKLSDYKVAALKINHNGLQVRKKVQL, encoded by the coding sequence ATGAAACATTTCCATATCTCTATCCCGGCAAGTTCGGCAAACATGGGTCCGGGATTTGACTCGGCCGGGTTGGCATTGAACCGATTTTTGACACTGGATGTGAAAGAGCAGGAAAAGTGGGAGTTTGTCCAGAAAAACTTCTTGCCTTCTTCTCAGGAATTAGCGGATCATTTCATTTATCAGGTTGCGAATCAAGTAGCACGCAAGCATCAAAAAATACTGCCTGCATGTAAAGTGACTGTTTCCAGTGAAATTCCCTTAGCACGTGGTCTTGGCAGCAGTGCTTCAGCAATACTGGCAGGGATTGAGCTGGCGAATCAACTCTGTGATTTAGCTTTAACAAATTACCAAAAGCTGTACTATGGAACTGAAATCGAGGGACACCCGGATAATATCGCACCTTCATTGTTTGGAGGTATTGTTATTACTGCAGGAACACAGCATAACAACGTTGAATACATCCAGATTCCAGCCCCGGGTTTAGACGTTGTTGCCTTCATCCCCGATATCGAACTGAAAACCGAAGCAGCAAGAGGTGTGCTTCCAGCTGATTTTCCCAGAAAAATTGCCACTTCTGCAAGTGCAATGAGCAACGTAATGATCGCGTCCCTTTTATCCGGCGATTATGATTTAGCTGGCAAAATGATGGAAAGTGATCAGTTCCATGAACCATACCGGGCAGGACTTATTCCGAATTATCAATCCATAAGACAGGATGCTAAAAAAGAAGGGGCTTTCGGTACTGTTATAAGTGGGGCTGGTCCAACAATGATTTCATTTGTTCCTGAAGGTAAGGCAACTATGATTTGTGAACGAATGGAAGCGAAACTTTCAGATTATAAAGTTGCCGCGTTAAAAATAAATCACAATGGGTTGCAGGTACGTAAAAAAGTTCAGCTGTAA
- a CDS encoding MBL fold metallo-hydrolase yields MNEELHESKDNKPIPMTSITSGLGQEVINDVYYYTDQIVNLCFIGFPKEGEWVLIDAGLPNAAKEIRSTAEERFGKDNKPSAIILTHGHFDHVGGLVELVEEWDVPVYAHELELPFLTGEKSYPRPDASVEGGMLAKISGMYPNEPINLGNKIKPLPDDNRIPGLDDWKWIHTPGHSPGHISIFRENDSILLSGDAFITVRQDKMYNVLMQSEEVNGPPRYLTTDWQAAKESVEKLAALQPDTVIPGHGSPMQGDKLTKGLKKLVEKFDQLAVPDYGRFVDDSKKH; encoded by the coding sequence ATGAATGAAGAATTACATGAAAGTAAGGATAATAAACCTATACCGATGACATCAATTACGAGCGGGTTGGGGCAAGAGGTTATCAATGATGTATATTACTATACCGATCAAATTGTAAACTTATGCTTTATTGGGTTTCCTAAAGAAGGAGAGTGGGTACTGATTGATGCAGGTTTGCCAAATGCAGCAAAGGAGATACGCTCAACTGCAGAAGAGCGTTTTGGAAAAGACAATAAGCCTTCTGCGATTATTTTAACACATGGACACTTTGATCATGTGGGTGGACTGGTTGAATTGGTGGAAGAATGGGATGTTCCTGTATATGCGCATGAGCTGGAACTTCCTTTTTTAACTGGTGAAAAAAGCTATCCAAGACCGGACGCTTCAGTTGAAGGTGGAATGCTGGCCAAAATTTCAGGAATGTATCCAAATGAACCGATTAACTTAGGAAATAAGATCAAGCCTCTGCCGGATGACAATCGTATTCCAGGACTGGATGATTGGAAATGGATTCATACCCCCGGTCATTCCCCAGGACATATATCGATATTTCGGGAAAACGATTCAATCCTTCTATCCGGTGATGCCTTTATAACTGTCAGGCAGGATAAAATGTATAATGTTTTGATGCAGTCGGAAGAAGTTAATGGGCCGCCACGATACTTAACAACAGATTGGCAGGCTGCTAAAGAATCCGTAGAAAAGCTGGCGGCATTACAGCCAGATACAGTTATACCTGGACATGGTTCGCCGATGCAAGGTGATAAATTAACAAAAGGATTGAAAAAGCTGGTAGAGAAATTTGACCAGCTGGCAGTACCGGATTATGGACGATTTGTTGACGATTCTAAAAAACATTAA
- a CDS encoding DsbA family oxidoreductase yields the protein MKIEVWSDFVCPFCYIGKRRLESALEKFAHSNDVEVGYKSYELDPEAEAKPGQNIHEYLSAKKGMSFEQAKSMNESLGEQAAEVGLTYNFDTMQHTNTFDAHRAAKYATEKGKGKEMTERLLKAYFTDSELISDHATLIKLAGEVGLNEDEVTELLKIDDYAIHVRGDEEQARQLGVQGVPFFVFNEKYAVSGAQPPEVFSEVLEKVWQEENEKPELQSLNPKKSKTTYCTDEGCEIEE from the coding sequence ATGAAAATTGAAGTTTGGTCAGATTTCGTATGTCCGTTTTGTTATATAGGTAAACGCAGATTGGAATCTGCTTTGGAGAAATTCGCACACAGTAATGATGTAGAAGTAGGGTATAAAAGCTATGAACTTGATCCCGAGGCTGAAGCAAAGCCTGGTCAGAACATACATGAATATCTGTCCGCTAAAAAAGGAATGTCTTTTGAGCAGGCAAAGAGCATGAATGAAAGTCTGGGAGAGCAGGCTGCAGAAGTTGGTTTGACATACAATTTTGATACGATGCAACATACGAACACTTTTGATGCCCACCGTGCAGCAAAATATGCAACCGAAAAGGGTAAAGGAAAAGAAATGACCGAACGCCTTTTAAAAGCTTATTTTACGGATTCTGAACTTATCAGTGACCATGCAACATTAATCAAGCTTGCCGGTGAGGTTGGTCTGAATGAGGATGAAGTGACAGAATTGCTGAAGATCGATGATTATGCAATTCATGTTCGCGGTGATGAAGAACAGGCAAGACAATTGGGAGTGCAGGGTGTTCCGTTCTTTGTTTTTAACGAGAAATATGCTGTCTCCGGTGCACAACCACCAGAAGTATTCTCGGAAGTTCTTGAAAAAGTATGGCAGGAAGAGAATGAAAAGCCGGAATTGCAATCATTGAATCCTAAAAAATCAAAAACCACCTATTGCACAGATGAAGGATGCGAAATCGAAGAATAG
- a CDS encoding ABC transporter permease, protein MKIWHLITAVIVLSFSSTFIGVSDIAPWNIFSLSKEQMEILMISRLPRLASILIAGMSMSICGLIMQQLSQNKFVSPTTAGTLDSARLGVLVALMMFTSASPLQKMLVSFFFALLGTFIFMKILEKIKFKDAIFIPLVGLMFGNIISSVATFFAYKNDLIQNMSSWMQGDFSMIMSGNYELMYVSIPILIIAYLFANKFTIAGMGEDFSKNLGLNYRQVVNIGLIIVALVTASVVLSVGVIPFLGLIIPNIVTIYQGDHLKKSLLHTALLGAVFVLFCDIIGRVIIYPYEIPISLTVGVIGSGIFIYLLLRRKKYGL, encoded by the coding sequence ATGAAAATTTGGCACCTTATTACGGCAGTTATTGTATTGTCGTTCAGTTCGACTTTTATAGGGGTTTCAGACATTGCTCCCTGGAACATTTTCAGCTTATCAAAGGAACAGATGGAAATTCTGATGATCAGCCGTTTGCCAAGGCTGGCAAGTATTCTGATAGCGGGAATGAGCATGAGTATCTGCGGCTTAATTATGCAGCAGCTCAGCCAAAACAAATTTGTTTCACCAACGACTGCCGGAACGCTGGACTCAGCACGGTTAGGCGTTTTAGTTGCATTAATGATGTTTACATCTGCAAGTCCGCTGCAAAAAATGCTTGTTTCATTCTTTTTTGCTCTGTTGGGAACATTCATTTTCATGAAAATTCTTGAAAAAATCAAATTCAAAGATGCCATTTTCATTCCGCTGGTAGGGCTGATGTTCGGAAACATTATAAGTTCTGTTGCTACGTTTTTTGCGTATAAGAATGATCTGATTCAGAATATGTCTTCATGGATGCAGGGTGACTTTTCCATGATTATGAGCGGCAATTATGAGCTGATGTATGTCAGTATCCCGATATTAATTATTGCCTATTTATTTGCAAATAAATTTACAATTGCGGGAATGGGAGAGGATTTTTCAAAGAATCTTGGTTTGAATTATCGCCAGGTGGTCAATATCGGCTTAATCATTGTTGCATTAGTCACAGCCTCTGTCGTTTTATCGGTCGGAGTTATCCCGTTTCTGGGCTTGATTATTCCAAATATCGTAACAATTTATCAGGGCGACCATTTGAAAAAGAGTTTATTACATACAGCATTGCTGGGAGCTGTCTTTGTATTATTTTGCGATATCATTGGTCGGGTAATTATTTATCCGTATGAAATACCAATCAGCTTGACGGTTGGTGTTATCGGGAGCGGAATCTTCATTTACTTGCTGCTGAGGAGAAAGAAATATGGACTATAG
- a CDS encoding iron chelate uptake ABC transporter family permease subunit, translated as MDYRKKTIILAVIAVILAFLYILYDLRGNIGYILPRRIMEVVAIIITGAAIAFSTTVFMTITNNRILTPSILGLDSLYLLLQTAIIFIFGSQSLVMMSSNINYFISVGAMVLFSLLFYRFLFRGEKNNIYFLLLIGMILGTFFGSVTDFMQVLIDPNEFMVARDRMFASVNNVNENLVYLSLGLIVLVTLFFMRYYKYLDVLALGKHQAINLGVPYDYVVKRLLIIVAVLISIATALIGPITFLGLLVVNVAHEFLKTYRHFYLIIGSILISIIALLGGQFIVEELFSFQTTISVIINFVGGVYFIYLLLKENKSW; from the coding sequence ATGGACTATAGGAAAAAGACAATCATCCTGGCAGTTATCGCAGTTATTTTGGCATTTTTGTATATTTTATATGATTTAAGAGGCAATATCGGTTATATTCTGCCACGGCGGATTATGGAAGTAGTCGCCATTATTATAACCGGAGCAGCAATAGCATTTTCAACAACAGTCTTTATGACCATCACGAACAACCGGATTTTAACACCGAGTATTTTAGGCCTTGATTCGCTGTATCTGTTACTCCAAACGGCTATCATTTTTATATTTGGATCCCAGTCACTTGTCATGATGAGCAGCAACATTAATTACTTTATTTCTGTCGGGGCAATGGTGTTATTTTCCCTTCTGTTTTACCGCTTCCTGTTCAGAGGGGAGAAAAATAATATATACTTCCTGTTATTAATCGGAATGATTTTGGGCACATTTTTCGGAAGTGTTACCGATTTCATGCAAGTGTTGATTGATCCGAATGAGTTTATGGTTGCACGTGACCGGATGTTTGCAAGTGTAAACAATGTGAATGAAAATCTTGTTTATTTGTCACTCGGGCTTATAGTACTTGTAACACTTTTCTTTATGCGGTATTACAAGTATCTGGATGTATTGGCCCTTGGAAAACATCAGGCGATTAACCTGGGTGTTCCGTACGATTACGTTGTGAAGCGGTTACTTATCATTGTTGCTGTTTTAATATCAATTGCGACAGCCCTGATTGGACCGATAACATTTCTTGGCTTGCTGGTTGTCAATGTTGCACATGAATTTTTAAAAACATACAGGCATTTTTACTTAATTATTGGTTCCATTTTAATCAGTATTATTGCATTGCTTGGCGGGCAGTTCATCGTTGAGGAGTTATTCTCATTCCAGACAACGATAAGTGTCATTATCAATTTTGTCGGTGGTGTGTACTTTATCTATCTTTTGTTAAAGGAGAATAAATCATGGTAG
- a CDS encoding ABC transporter ATP-binding protein → MVDIKSVIKNYNHKNVVDDVSLTIEKGTITSFIGPNGAGKSTLISMISRLITKDEGVITIDGEDITKAKNNELAKKISILKQSNAINLRLTIRELVSFGRFPYSQGKLKKEDWAKVDEAIHYMELDEIQDKYLDELSGGQRQRAHIAMVIAQDTEYILLDEPLNNLDMRHSVQIMKTLRRLVNELGKTILIVIHDINFASCYSDQIVALKDGRIVKQGRTCDVIDECVLKDIYDMDIDIKNINNNRICVYFA, encoded by the coding sequence ATGGTAGATATTAAGAGTGTTATTAAGAATTATAACCATAAGAATGTCGTTGATGATGTGTCGTTAACAATTGAAAAAGGAACGATTACGTCATTTATCGGGCCAAATGGTGCAGGAAAGAGTACGTTAATATCGATGATCAGCAGATTGATCACAAAAGATGAAGGTGTCATTACGATTGACGGAGAGGATATTACCAAGGCGAAGAACAATGAGCTGGCAAAGAAAATCTCTATTTTAAAACAATCCAACGCAATTAACCTCCGCTTGACGATACGGGAACTGGTTTCGTTTGGGCGCTTTCCTTACTCGCAAGGGAAATTGAAGAAAGAAGACTGGGCAAAAGTTGATGAAGCAATACATTACATGGAACTTGATGAAATCCAGGATAAATACCTGGATGAACTGAGTGGTGGTCAGCGTCAGCGGGCACACATTGCAATGGTAATCGCACAAGATACAGAATATATTTTGCTTGATGAACCGTTAAACAATCTCGATATGCGCCATTCCGTACAGATTATGAAAACACTAAGAAGACTTGTGAATGAGCTGGGCAAAACCATTTTAATCGTAATTCATGATATCAATTTTGCTTCATGTTATTCAGACCAGATTGTTGCCTTAAAAGATGGAAGAATAGTTAAGCAGGGACGGACCTGTGATGTAATTGATGAATGTGTTTTAAAAGATATTTATGATATGGATATTGACATTAAAAATATCAATAATAATCGGATTTGTGTTTATTTCGCATAA
- a CDS encoding siderophore ABC transporter substrate-binding protein, giving the protein MKKLLVLIILSSLAVFAAACGASDASSDDTSGSKEKITVSHELGETDVPKNPEKVVVFDFGTLDTLDKLGISVTGVPKGSIPSYLEKYESDEYENIGSLKEPDFDKLAQMNPDLIIISGRQSSLYDQLMEIAPTVYLGVDTTRYMDSFKENLKTIGTIFDKQDEIDQELKSIEQSIADLKEKAAASNKNALIILANDDKISAYGPNSRFGLIHDVFGIPAVDEGIEVSTHGMNVSFEYVVEQNPDLLYVIDRGAVVGSESSAKQIVENELVKNTKAYQNDNIVYLNPDYWYLSGGGLVSVQEMINEIDKSLD; this is encoded by the coding sequence ATGAAGAAGCTTTTAGTATTGATTATTTTGAGTTCTCTAGCGGTTTTTGCAGCGGCATGCGGAGCATCAGATGCAAGCAGTGATGATACAAGCGGCAGTAAAGAAAAAATAACTGTTTCCCATGAATTAGGAGAAACAGACGTACCAAAAAATCCTGAAAAAGTAGTTGTGTTTGACTTTGGAACATTGGATACCTTGGATAAACTTGGCATAAGTGTTACAGGGGTACCAAAAGGCAGTATTCCGTCATACTTAGAAAAATATGAAAGTGATGAATATGAAAATATCGGCAGTTTAAAAGAACCGGACTTTGATAAACTTGCACAAATGAATCCGGATCTGATTATTATTTCAGGCAGACAATCTTCGCTCTATGATCAGTTAATGGAGATTGCACCAACTGTGTATCTGGGCGTTGATACAACAAGATACATGGACTCATTCAAGGAAAATCTGAAAACAATCGGCACTATTTTTGATAAACAGGATGAAATCGACCAGGAGCTTAAGTCAATCGAGCAATCAATCGCAGACTTAAAGGAAAAGGCAGCGGCAAGCAATAAAAATGCACTAATCATCCTGGCCAATGACGATAAAATAAGTGCATATGGTCCAAACTCACGATTTGGGTTAATCCATGATGTGTTTGGAATTCCTGCTGTCGATGAAGGAATCGAAGTGTCGACGCATGGCATGAACGTATCATTTGAATATGTTGTTGAACAAAATCCAGACTTACTCTATGTTATTGATCGTGGTGCAGTAGTAGGAAGTGAGTCCTCTGCAAAACAGATTGTCGAAAATGAGCTGGTAAAAAACACGAAAGCTTATCAAAACGATAATATCGTCTATTTAAATCCTGATTATTGGTACTTATCCGGCGGTGGCCTTGTCTCCGTACAGGAAATGATAAATGAGATTGATAAGAGTTTAGATTAG